The Latilactobacillus sakei subsp. sakei DSM 20017 = JCM 1157 genome includes a window with the following:
- a CDS encoding helix-turn-helix domain-containing protein — MNTNSIYLTLAEKEKYALFLDITNVKWDELPVKKRISMARQVDYLIDDVNLKQVAALLDRNYGSLYNMYMSMVGDLQAVLGTDTDDARQLFKVPSDAYHFYMVKNSDVYDFVQILLHGGNVSFQSFWEKHKSSKATVLRHLKQVRDLIRAFNVRIAYDPIHLEGDEKAIRIALVTLYWLAAGGHTWVFDDVDQQMAHDAFDCAVKAYQLEEPNLLTREIGTYMIAISYYRVMQGKIIEEDDRMSLIRYPYPDLTNTYLVADFTEDSINLRATLAQLSPAQCRAESAGLYFVMKYGPMPLKSKEQFDITECMVYERYVPEVYHFVRHFLERTPIDIQRYLKISDKVYHELQNALFVVTTNIHVLGNDMTSVASHQLMERLKLLRPNERLRAGVSQTVDYLLSEPEFRLFEPNRDALVKAYYNLMRQLIQQYRPANRVKVALVVEQDYLGYMDVLAALDNIQYVDVSTSDEALRDADLVVTTASITLPDYTNPEAVPFVWRLNANSDHYARLYGIVHELWIQKSHLEKSELN, encoded by the coding sequence ATGAATACGAACAGTATTTATTTGACGCTAGCTGAGAAAGAAAAGTACGCATTATTCTTGGATATTACTAACGTTAAGTGGGATGAACTGCCCGTTAAGAAACGAATTAGTATGGCCAGACAGGTTGATTACCTGATTGATGATGTGAATTTAAAACAGGTTGCGGCGCTCTTAGATCGCAACTACGGTAGTTTATATAATATGTACATGAGCATGGTGGGCGATCTGCAGGCGGTCTTAGGGACCGATACTGATGATGCTCGGCAGCTCTTTAAGGTACCGAGTGACGCCTATCATTTTTATATGGTTAAAAATTCGGATGTTTATGATTTTGTCCAAATTTTATTACATGGTGGTAACGTGTCGTTCCAATCATTTTGGGAGAAGCACAAGAGTAGTAAGGCAACCGTCTTGCGGCACTTGAAACAGGTACGGGATTTAATTCGAGCCTTTAATGTACGGATTGCGTATGATCCAATTCACTTAGAAGGTGATGAAAAGGCGATTCGGATTGCGCTGGTGACCTTATATTGGCTTGCGGCTGGTGGACATACATGGGTTTTTGATGACGTTGACCAACAAATGGCGCATGATGCGTTTGATTGTGCAGTTAAGGCCTATCAACTAGAAGAGCCTAACTTATTAACGCGTGAAATTGGCACCTATATGATCGCGATTTCTTATTATAGAGTGATGCAAGGAAAGATTATTGAAGAAGACGATCGGATGTCGTTGATTCGTTATCCATATCCTGATTTGACTAATACTTATCTGGTTGCTGATTTTACGGAAGATTCAATTAATTTACGGGCAACATTGGCGCAATTATCACCTGCACAGTGTCGTGCTGAGTCGGCCGGGTTGTATTTTGTAATGAAATACGGACCAATGCCGCTAAAATCGAAAGAACAGTTTGATATTACTGAATGTATGGTTTATGAACGTTATGTACCAGAAGTTTATCATTTTGTTCGTCATTTTTTGGAACGGACGCCAATTGATATTCAGCGCTATTTGAAGATATCAGATAAAGTCTATCACGAGTTACAAAATGCCTTATTTGTGGTCACAACTAATATTCATGTGTTAGGTAATGATATGACTTCCGTAGCATCACATCAATTAATGGAACGCTTAAAATTATTGCGGCCCAATGAACGATTACGGGCTGGCGTTAGTCAGACAGTCGATTATCTCTTATCTGAACCAGAATTTCGATTATTTGAACCTAATCGAGATGCGCTTGTGAAAGCGTACTATAACTTGATGCGACAATTAATTCAACAGTATCGTCCGGCTAACCGTGTGAAGGTTGCTTTAGTGGTTGAACAAGATTATTTAGGTTATATGGATGTCTTGGCGGCATTGGATAACATTCAATACGTTGATGTCAGCACTAGTGATGAAGCCTTACGGGATGCCGATTTAGTGGTTACTACGGCCAGCATCACCTTACCAGATTATACCAATCCAGAAGCAGTGCCGTTTGTTTGGCGGTTGAATGCTAATAGTGATCATTACGCTCGTTTATACGGGATTGTTCACGAATTATGGATTCAAAAATCACACTTAGAAAAATCTGAGCTCAATTGA
- a CDS encoding helix-turn-helix domain-containing protein, producing the protein MNRNDSIFLTQAENDKYGLLLDIASLKRDELPVKKRIALSRKNEPLVDDVNLKQVAALLNRTYGSLYNTYMSIVADLKEVIGEDTEDIQRLFSVPLDAYHYHLVNQSDVFDFVNILLKGEEVKFEEFWTSHDISKATALRHLKGVRDLIRSFDIRMYYDPIRLEGDENKIRLVLIILFWLATDGHTWPFETIDRLDALKAFDLAIERFQLAKPNVLTRELGAYLVVTMYYRIAQRHYIQGPTEENLLRYPVPNMIKTYINQPFIGPALIIKNAMAQMTMEEAMAESFNLYDLMNFGPILLQGNNQYMPSYEDRYERYIPKTHKFVMDFMAKVPINLEEHLNLDEEDYQGLVQTLMATVMTIYMFKQDVMSIMANHLMDDYTRLRDNPVLKQDIEDTVDYLLLDKQLDFISDLRDQIVSGLYNVLRQVVQRVAPTNPVKVVLVSEQSFLGYFDLMMALKNIRYVTVTHDDADLADADLVITTSSISLANKVNPNAVMFKWNQNADSDHYGRLYGLLRELWLQKSAD; encoded by the coding sequence TTGAATAGAAATGACAGTATTTTTTTAACACAGGCTGAAAATGATAAATATGGTCTGTTGTTGGATATCGCGAGCTTGAAGCGGGATGAATTACCCGTCAAAAAAAGAATTGCATTATCTCGAAAAAATGAACCATTAGTCGACGACGTTAATTTAAAACAGGTCGCCGCCTTATTAAACCGGACTTATGGTAGTCTATATAATACCTATATGAGTATCGTCGCTGATTTAAAAGAAGTTATCGGCGAAGACACTGAAGATATTCAAAGATTATTTAGTGTCCCACTAGATGCCTATCACTATCATTTAGTGAATCAATCAGATGTTTTTGATTTTGTAAACATCTTGTTGAAAGGTGAAGAAGTGAAGTTCGAAGAATTTTGGACATCACACGATATCAGCAAAGCAACCGCATTGCGGCATTTGAAAGGTGTTCGGGATTTAATCCGGTCATTTGATATTCGCATGTATTACGATCCAATTCGCCTAGAAGGTGATGAGAATAAGATTCGCTTAGTCCTCATCATTTTATTCTGGCTAGCGACTGATGGGCACACATGGCCATTTGAAACGATTGATCGATTGGATGCTTTAAAGGCGTTTGATTTAGCAATCGAACGGTTCCAATTGGCAAAACCAAATGTTTTAACCCGCGAATTAGGTGCATACTTAGTTGTGACAATGTACTATCGGATTGCGCAGCGGCACTATATTCAAGGACCTACCGAAGAAAATTTATTGCGGTACCCAGTCCCCAATATGATTAAAACGTATATTAACCAACCGTTCATTGGGCCAGCGTTAATTATTAAAAATGCAATGGCTCAGATGACGATGGAAGAAGCAATGGCTGAATCTTTTAACCTTTATGACTTGATGAACTTTGGGCCCATCTTGTTACAAGGGAATAATCAGTATATGCCATCTTATGAAGATCGCTATGAACGTTATATTCCTAAGACCCATAAATTCGTAATGGATTTCATGGCTAAGGTGCCAATTAATCTTGAAGAACATTTGAACCTGGATGAAGAAGATTATCAAGGATTAGTTCAGACATTAATGGCCACTGTCATGACAATCTATATGTTTAAACAAGATGTGATGTCGATTATGGCGAACCATTTAATGGACGATTACACACGCTTGAGGGATAACCCCGTTTTAAAACAAGATATTGAAGATACGGTCGATTACTTACTCTTAGACAAGCAATTAGATTTTATCAGCGATTTACGCGATCAAATTGTTAGCGGGCTTTATAATGTCTTACGGCAAGTTGTTCAACGGGTAGCACCTACTAACCCGGTGAAGGTCGTCTTAGTATCAGAACAATCATTCTTAGGTTATTTTGATTTAATGATGGCTTTGAAGAATATTCGTTATGTGACAGTGACGCACGACGATGCTGATTTGGCTGATGCCGATCTAGTCATCACAACGTCAAGTATCTCGTTAGCCAATAAGGTTAACCCGAATGCAGTGATGTTTAAGTGGAATCAAAATGCGGATAGTGACCATTATGGGCGTTTATATGGCTTATTAAGAGAGCTTTGGTTACAAAAGTCAGCCGATTAA
- a CDS encoding deoxynucleoside kinase, with the protein MTLLVLAGTIGAGKTSLTKYLSDHLGTEAFYESVDDNEVLPLFYKDPTKYAFLLQIYFLNKRFDSIKQAYTDDNNILDRSIFEDSLLFHLNADLGRATATEVRVYDELLANMMQELPFAAHKKRPDLLIHVRVSFETMLSRIQKRGRSYEQLEADPTLYDYYKELNSRYDAWYDAYDESPKMQIDGDVLDFVENEADRKKVIDMIDQRVKELNEQQSKAI; encoded by the coding sequence ATGACATTGCTCGTACTTGCTGGCACAATTGGTGCAGGAAAAACTAGTTTAACAAAATATTTATCTGATCATTTAGGAACGGAAGCTTTTTACGAATCCGTTGATGATAACGAAGTATTACCTTTATTTTATAAAGATCCTACAAAATACGCTTTTTTACTCCAAATCTATTTCTTAAATAAACGATTTGATAGTATCAAGCAAGCTTACACAGATGATAACAACATCTTGGATCGCTCAATCTTCGAAGATTCATTACTCTTCCACTTGAACGCTGATCTCGGTCGTGCCACAGCAACTGAAGTGCGCGTTTACGACGAATTGTTAGCCAACATGATGCAAGAATTACCATTTGCCGCCCACAAGAAACGTCCTGATTTATTAATCCATGTCCGCGTTAGTTTCGAAACAATGCTCTCACGGATTCAAAAACGTGGTCGTTCTTATGAACAATTAGAAGCCGATCCAACCCTCTACGACTATTACAAGGAATTAAACAGCCGTTATGACGCTTGGTACGACGCTTATGATGAAAGTCCTAAGATGCAAATCGACGGCGACGTATTAGACTTCGTTGAAAACGAAGCTGATCGTAAAAAAGTCATCGATATGATCGACCAACGGGTTAAAGAATTAAACGAACAACAATCTAAAGCAATCTAA
- the serS gene encoding serine--tRNA ligase, with amino-acid sequence MLDIRVIRENVQWAKDKLATRGIDAAEIDEVVALDEKRRALIVQTEELKKNRNAASEAIAVAKRNKEDATEQIAAMKNVGAEIKELDAQLAEVKEKVDYILVRLPNFPDDSAPVGLDESFSREERKWSTPREFDFEPLAHWDIGEKLGILDFERAAKVSGSRFVYYKGAGARLERAVYNFMLDQHAKEGYEEMITPYLVNGESMFGTGQFPKFTEDVYTMTNEGEPMTLIPTAEVPLTNFYRDEILDGAQLPIYFTALSPAFRSEAGSAGRDTRGLIRMHQFNKVEMVKFTKPEESFNELEKMTNDAENILKALNLPYHVITLATGDASFTSAKTYDIEVWLPAQNTYREISSCSDCTDFQARRAQIRYRDEDGHVNLVHTLNGSGLAVGRTVAAILENYQNEDGTVTIPEALVPYMGGMTKIG; translated from the coding sequence ATGTTAGATATCAGAGTAATTCGGGAAAATGTCCAATGGGCAAAGGATAAATTAGCGACTCGCGGTATTGATGCTGCAGAAATCGACGAGGTAGTTGCCTTAGATGAAAAACGCCGCGCTTTAATCGTCCAAACTGAAGAATTGAAGAAAAACAGAAACGCTGCTTCAGAAGCAATCGCTGTTGCTAAACGCAATAAAGAAGATGCAACTGAACAAATCGCTGCTATGAAGAACGTCGGTGCAGAAATTAAAGAATTAGATGCACAATTAGCTGAAGTGAAGGAAAAAGTAGACTATATCTTGGTTCGCTTACCTAACTTCCCTGATGACTCAGCACCAGTTGGTTTGGATGAAAGCTTCAGCCGTGAAGAACGTAAATGGTCAACACCCCGTGAATTTGATTTCGAACCATTAGCACACTGGGATATCGGTGAAAAACTTGGTATTTTAGATTTCGAACGTGCTGCTAAAGTTTCAGGCAGCCGTTTCGTTTATTACAAGGGTGCTGGTGCACGTCTTGAACGGGCCGTTTATAACTTTATGTTAGATCAACATGCCAAAGAAGGTTATGAAGAAATGATTACACCATACTTGGTTAACGGCGAATCAATGTTTGGGACTGGCCAATTTCCTAAGTTTACGGAAGATGTTTACACAATGACTAACGAAGGCGAACCAATGACCTTGATTCCAACCGCCGAAGTGCCATTGACAAACTTCTACCGTGATGAAATCTTAGATGGCGCACAATTACCAATCTACTTCACTGCCTTATCACCAGCCTTCCGTTCAGAAGCTGGGAGTGCCGGCCGTGATACTCGTGGATTAATCCGGATGCACCAATTTAACAAAGTTGAAATGGTGAAATTCACAAAGCCTGAAGAATCATTTAATGAATTAGAAAAAATGACTAACGATGCTGAAAATATCTTAAAAGCATTGAACTTGCCATACCATGTCATTACTTTGGCAACAGGCGATGCCAGCTTCACATCAGCTAAGACTTATGATATTGAAGTTTGGTTACCTGCTCAAAATACTTACCGTGAAATCTCAAGCTGTTCAGATTGTACCGACTTCCAAGCACGTCGCGCCCAAATTCGTTACCGTGACGAAGATGGCCACGTGAACTTGGTCCACACATTGAACGGTTCAGGATTAGCGGTTGGCCGGACAGTCGCTGCTATTTTGGAAAACTATCAAAATGAAGACGGTACTGTTACAATCCCAGAAGCATTGGTACCATACATGGGCGGCATGACAAAAATTGGCTAG
- a CDS encoding ABC transporter permease translates to MTIQRIVKMEFFKFFHEKVYMLVFGIIAVLNIIFTLVLANAQSLPAELYGNKTFGSFMIISIMLLIAANFILLYWYPFHVLSVDYNNDVLALMMASGIKRKHLFYAKLIVTICLSMLAAVVLLLIPGTLLVVELNKNIGMLQLVFSSFMNNFSWYYLIDLILAYITTVTLMLLACTWMRGAKKAILVFIGLTWVYRIITSFALLVIPTIDVNEMGHYLAIYGIQIIAMILFGYITQRIMAKQNL, encoded by the coding sequence ATGACGATCCAACGAATTGTAAAAATGGAATTCTTCAAATTTTTCCATGAAAAAGTATATATGTTAGTTTTTGGGATTATTGCGGTGCTCAATATTATTTTTACCTTGGTATTGGCAAACGCACAATCACTACCAGCTGAGTTATATGGCAATAAAACTTTTGGTTCATTTATGATTATTAGTATCATGTTGTTGATAGCCGCCAATTTCATCTTATTATATTGGTATCCGTTCCACGTTTTATCGGTCGATTATAATAATGATGTTTTGGCCTTGATGATGGCTTCTGGGATTAAACGGAAACATTTATTCTACGCCAAATTAATTGTAACGATTTGCTTATCAATGTTAGCCGCAGTTGTCCTTTTATTAATACCAGGAACATTGCTAGTCGTTGAATTGAATAAGAATATTGGGATGCTGCAACTCGTCTTCTCGTCATTCATGAATAATTTCTCTTGGTATTATTTGATTGATCTTATTCTAGCCTATATCACAACGGTGACATTGATGTTGTTGGCCTGCACTTGGATGCGAGGGGCAAAAAAAGCCATTTTGGTTTTCATCGGTCTTACTTGGGTTTATCGGATCATAACGTCATTTGCATTGCTTGTAATTCCAACGATTGATGTAAACGAAATGGGCCATTATCTAGCGATTTACGGCATTCAAATCATCGCGATGATTCTCTTTGGATATATCACACAAAGAATTATGGCTAAGCAAAATTTATAG
- a CDS encoding ABC transporter ATP-binding protein gives MQIEINNLVVTYKNNVALDLKNLTIPNGGAYGIVGHNGAGKTTLFKSLTNIITNYSGEIQIDGQNVRDNPAILNRVGIVLDGMSVYMNQTGWFNLAYFSGLRGEFNREQARTLAAEIGIEAVLNQKVKTYSYGMKKKLILLIALLHQPELLILDEPFRGLDLDTVQWFKTYLQKLISEGSMTLLISSHVQSDIEMFCKSVFVIDHGQLRETIDLATESDKKLRVVNTTDNAKVQAILTEMAYEHEVLADGRIQLSIKDPKWREVQMKLIDAEIEINEIGVLSALDNKLN, from the coding sequence ATGCAAATTGAAATTAACAATCTTGTCGTAACGTATAAAAATAATGTTGCACTGGATTTAAAAAACTTAACCATTCCAAATGGCGGTGCTTACGGCATTGTTGGTCATAATGGCGCTGGTAAAACGACGTTATTTAAGAGCTTAACCAATATCATTACGAATTATTCGGGTGAAATTCAAATTGATGGTCAAAACGTCCGCGATAATCCGGCTATTTTAAATCGGGTGGGGATTGTTTTAGACGGCATGTCTGTTTACATGAATCAAACCGGCTGGTTTAACTTGGCCTATTTTAGTGGCTTACGGGGTGAATTTAACCGCGAACAAGCACGCACATTAGCGGCTGAAATTGGCATTGAAGCTGTCTTAAATCAAAAAGTTAAAACTTATTCTTACGGGATGAAGAAGAAATTAATCTTATTAATCGCGTTATTGCACCAACCGGAACTACTTATCTTAGATGAACCTTTTAGAGGTCTAGACTTAGACACGGTACAATGGTTCAAGACTTACCTCCAAAAATTAATTAGCGAAGGATCAATGACCTTGCTCATCTCAAGTCACGTTCAAAGTGATATTGAAATGTTCTGTAAGTCAGTATTTGTGATTGATCACGGTCAATTGCGTGAAACGATTGATTTAGCGACCGAAAGTGACAAGAAACTACGGGTGGTCAACACGACTGATAATGCAAAAGTTCAAGCGATTTTAACCGAAATGGCTTATGAACATGAAGTGTTAGCCGATGGTCGGATTCAATTATCGATTAAAGATCCTAAGTGGCGAGAAGTCCAAATGAAATTAATTGATGCTGAGATCGAAATCAATGAAATTGGCGTACTAAGTGCATTAGACAATAAATTAAATTAA
- a CDS encoding amino acid permease: MAENEMKRELKTRHLSMIALGGSIGTGLFVTSGSAIAKAGPGGALLAYCGIGIMVFFLMTSLGEMATYLPVSGSFSTYATRFVDPALGFALGWNYWFNWAITLAVDVSTAALVMQFWLPDMPGWIFSLVALLLIFLINITSVKSFGETEYWFALIKVITVIIFLGVGVLTIFGIMGGHRTGLSNFTIKKAPFVGGLPMMLSVFVVAGFSFQGTELIGITAGESKTPEKSIPKAIKQVFWRILLFYILSIFVIACLIPYTSPSLLGASETNIAVSPFTLVFKRAGLASAASIMNAVILTSVLSAANSGMYASSRMLWSMAEDGYAAKIFAKTNKRGIPVMALIGTTIIGALTFMTSVFGTRIYLFLVAASGLTGFIAWLGIAISHYRFRRAFKVQGHQLSELKYHARWFPFGPIFAFLLCVIVIIGQDIQAFAHFDWTAIGISYMSIPLFIILYSYYKIRYKTKVIPLEKVDLSKHR, translated from the coding sequence ATGGCAGAAAATGAAATGAAGCGGGAGTTAAAGACGCGGCATCTATCGATGATTGCGTTGGGTGGTAGTATCGGTACAGGTTTATTCGTCACAAGTGGGTCGGCAATTGCCAAGGCGGGTCCAGGTGGCGCGTTACTTGCTTATTGTGGCATCGGGATTATGGTCTTCTTCTTGATGACCAGTTTGGGTGAAATGGCAACTTACTTGCCAGTTTCAGGGTCGTTTTCAACGTATGCAACGCGGTTTGTTGATCCAGCATTAGGGTTTGCGCTTGGTTGGAATTACTGGTTTAATTGGGCGATTACGTTAGCCGTAGACGTCAGTACCGCAGCCTTAGTCATGCAGTTTTGGTTACCGGATATGCCGGGCTGGATTTTTAGTTTAGTCGCGCTATTATTGATTTTCTTGATTAACATCACGAGTGTGAAATCTTTTGGTGAAACTGAATATTGGTTTGCATTAATCAAAGTTATTACAGTTATTATTTTCTTAGGTGTTGGTGTCTTAACGATCTTTGGTATTATGGGTGGTCATCGAACTGGCCTTAGCAACTTTACCATCAAGAAAGCACCATTTGTTGGTGGCTTACCAATGATGTTGAGTGTGTTCGTTGTTGCTGGTTTCTCATTCCAAGGGACAGAATTAATTGGGATCACCGCTGGGGAATCGAAGACGCCTGAAAAGAGTATTCCGAAGGCAATCAAACAAGTTTTCTGGCGCATTTTATTATTCTATATCTTATCAATCTTCGTTATCGCTTGTTTAATTCCTTATACAAGCCCCTCATTATTAGGTGCTAGTGAAACCAACATTGCGGTTAGTCCGTTTACCTTGGTCTTCAAACGTGCTGGTTTAGCATCAGCTGCCAGCATCATGAACGCAGTTATTTTAACGTCAGTGTTATCGGCTGCTAATTCAGGGATGTATGCTTCGTCAAGAATGTTGTGGTCAATGGCCGAAGATGGCTATGCCGCTAAGATTTTTGCCAAGACAAACAAACGCGGTATTCCAGTCATGGCTTTGATCGGGACAACAATCATTGGGGCCTTAACCTTTATGACCAGTGTCTTTGGCACTCGCATTTATCTTTTCCTTGTGGCTGCTAGTGGTTTGACTGGTTTCATCGCTTGGTTAGGGATCGCGATTTCGCATTATCGTTTCCGACGCGCTTTTAAAGTGCAAGGTCATCAATTGTCAGAATTAAAATACCACGCACGGTGGTTCCCATTTGGGCCAATTTTTGCTTTCTTACTCTGTGTGATTGTCATTATTGGCCAGGATATTCAAGCGTTTGCCCACTTTGATTGGACAGCGATCGGGATTAGTTACATGAGTATTCCGTTGTTCATCATTTTGTACAGTTATTACAAGATTCGCTATAAAACAAAGGTTATTCCATTAGAAAAAGTAGACCTTAGTAAACATCGCTAG
- a CDS encoding DUF3324 domain-containing protein, with protein MNFPLTSQRFLFGHRQNNVANHLYRYYRSYYNESNWVLTPLKVDAKVYRKSNHKLLYSSHKKGLEMAPNSSFNYAIEPGDEPLKAGTYTLDMTAKSDKKTWHFTSEFTIKRATLKENTKNELKSPEKKKSINIIWLIVGFSILLLILIILYLLYKLRQKTKEQ; from the coding sequence ATAAACTTTCCTTTAACGTCACAGAGGTTCCTGTTTGGGCACCGGCAGAATAACGTTGCCAATCACCTTTATCGTTATTACCGTTCCTATTATAACGAAAGCAATTGGGTCCTAACGCCGCTTAAAGTAGACGCTAAGGTTTATCGCAAGTCAAACCACAAACTACTCTACAGCAGCCATAAAAAGGGCCTCGAGATGGCACCTAACTCAAGTTTCAACTATGCCATCGAACCTGGTGATGAACCGCTTAAAGCCGGTACTTACACACTAGATATGACGGCCAAATCAGATAAGAAAACTTGGCATTTTACTAGCGAGTTTACAATCAAACGTGCAACACTCAAAGAAAACACCAAAAATGAATTGAAATCACCAGAAAAGAAGAAAAGTATTAACATCATCTGGCTGATTGTTGGCTTCAGTATCTTATTACTCATCCTGATTATTCTTTACTTACTCTACAAACTACGTCAAAAAACAAAAGAACAATAA